GGGTCGGCCCGACCACCCTCCGCCGCGTTTCCGCCCGCCGTCCGGCGGTCAGCCGCCCGCCGCCGCGGGAGACTTAAGTTGGTGGAGACTGCACGTCCGGCACCACGGTCGATGACACGGGTTGTCAGGGGAGTTCGACGGCGGGAACCGCGGGGGTCGGAGAGATGACGGCGTCCGACCCCGACGACCCCACCGACGGGGACGGCGCGGACACGGGTGAGGACGGCGGCGAGGACGACGGGCCGGTCGTCCGGGTCGTCCACTACGACCCCGACGAGACGGTGCTCTCGCGGCTGGACGCGGAGACCGGCGAGGCCGACGGGGTCGACTACGAGGGGGCGAGCGACCCCGAGCCCGCTCGCGAACGGATCGAGGCCGGTGACGCGGACGTGTTCGTGGTCGAACCGGACGCGCCGGCGGACGTGGCGGACCTCGTCGAGGCGGCCGACGCGGCCGACGCTGCGGTCGCCCTCTACACGCACGTCGACCCGGGGGACGTGGACCCGGCGGTGTTCGACGCGGTCGACACGCTCGTCGAGAAGTGGACCGCCGAGGAGGGGCTGGACTTCGTCGTCGAGAAGCTGCTGCGGGCGGCCCGGACGCCCGACGCCGCCTCCCGGTTCGCCCGCGCGTTCGAGCGGACCGACCCGGACGCCCGGTCGTCGACCTCCTTTCTCGTCTACGAGGACGGCACGGTCATCTGGGAGGCGACGCCGCTGGACGAGTACTTCGAACACCGCGAAGTCACCGCCGCCGTCCCCGAGACGCCGAACTTCTACCGGCAGCTCACCGCCGCGCTCTCGCAGGACCCCGACGCCATCCGGACGATCCGCGGCCCCGACGTGCCCGACGAGCCGACGGAGTTCGCCGTCCCGACCGCGAGCGGGGAGGCTCGCTTTCGCTACACGGAACACGAGTTCCCCGAGACGGTCGGGCCGCTCCGGCTGGTCGTCGTCGAGGACGTGACCTGGTCGACGCGGTCGAACGCCCGGCTGGAGCTGCTGAACCTGCTCGACCGTCACGTCCAGGACGGCATCTCCGTCGTCGACGCCAACGGCCGCGTCGAGTACCACAACGAGTCGTTCGCCGACCTGCTGGGCTACGACGACATGGTCGGCGAGCACACGGCGGCCTACATGGCCGAGGGGGAACTCCAATCGGGCCAGCGGACGCTCCAGCAGCTCCGTCGGGACGACCGCGACAGCGCCGTCATCGACATGACCTTCGAGACGGCCGACGGCGAGGAGCGGACCCTGGCCGTCCACTTCTCGGTCCGCGACGGCGAGGACGGCTACGAGGGGCTGGTCAACGTCGCCCGCGACGTGACCGACCGCCGCGACCGCGAGCGCCGGCTCGAACAGTACCGCCGGCTCGTCGAGAGCGCCGGCGACCCGATGTACGTCCTCGACGCCGACGGCCGCGTCGAGATCTGCAACGACGCGCTCGTGGAGCTGTTCGACGCCGACCGCGCGGCGCTCGAGGGCACCCCGCTCTCCGAACTGCTGCCCGGGACGGCCACCGAGCGGATCCGCGACGCGCTCGACCGCGCGACCGCGAGCGGCGCGAGCGGGACCTGCGAGTTCGACCTCGAGACCGCGGCGGGCGAGGTCCGGCAGTTCGAGGCCACCGTCGCCGGGCTCGACGCGGCCGACGACGCCGACGGCTCCGTGGGAATCCTCCACGAGGTGACCGCCCGCGAGCGCCGCGAGAGCGAGCTCGACCTGCTCAAGCAGGTGCTGACGCGCGTGCTCAGACACGACGTGCGCACCGGCCTGACCGTCGTCCGCGGGCAGGCGGAGGTGCTGGCCGAGCGGACCGAGGGCGAGCAGCGGCGGATGGCCGAGACCATCGTCGAGCGCAGCGAGCAACTCGTCGAGACGACCGAGAAGGCCCGCGCCATCGAACGCGTCATCGACAGCGACGAGGGCCGGGTCACGCTCGACCTCCGCTCGGTGGTCAACCGCTGTGTCGCCAACGTCGCGGCCGCCAACGGCGACGCCGAGTACGACGTGCGCATCACCGAGCAGGTGCCGGTGCGGGCCCACCGCGCGCTCCCCTACGCCGTCGAGAACCTCGTCGAGAACGCCGTGGAACACAGTTCCACGAGCCGTCGGCTGGGGGCCGACGCCGTTGAGCACGGCTCGACGAACCCTCGATCGCATGCTCGCGAGGACACCGACGGAGCAAGCTCCGTCGACCCTTCGGGCGCTGATGCCCCCGAAGACGCCGCGGAACACGGTTCCGAGAGCCCCGATTCGCAGGCTCGACCGGACGCCGTCACCCAGGACGCGGCGCCGTCGGTGACGATCACGGCGACCGACGACGGCGAGGGGACCGTCGAACTCCGGATCGCCGACGACGGCCCCGGCATCTCCCAGGCGGAACTGGACGTGCTCGCCGACCGCGAGGAGACGCCGCTGAAACACGGCACCGGCGTCGGCCTCTGGCTGGTCTCGTGGGTCGTCGAGCGCTCCGGCGGCGAACTCGACTTCGACACCGGACCGGACGGGACGACCGCCACCGTCCGCCTCGACGCCGGCGACCCCGCCGACCTCGGCTGAGTCGCCCGCGACCGGACGGCGCCGGTCCGGGAGATCCCCGGACCCGCCGACCCGCGCCTTTTTCCCGCCGTTCGTCGTCGGTCCGGCAATGACTACCCACCGAATCGCCGTCGCCGGCGTCGGGAACGCCGCCGGCACCCACATGCGCGCCTACGAACAGCTGGACGACGCCGCCGTCGTCGCCTGCGCCGGCCGCGAGGAGTCCCGGGTCCGGTCGTTCGCCGACGAGCACGGCTGCGACCCGTTCCTCGACGTGCCCGGGATGCTCGACGCCGTCGAACCCGACGTGCTCGACATCTGCACGCCCAGCGGCGCGCACCTCGACCCGGCGCTGGCGGCCGCCGACCGCGGCGTCGACGTGTTCTGCGAGAAGCCTCTGGAGATCACGACCGAACGGATCGACCGGATGATCGACGCGGCCGACGAGGCGGGGATCCGACTCGGCGGCGTCTTCCAGCGGCGGTACAAGCCGGTCGTCCGGACGGTCCGCGAGGCCGTCGCCGAGGGGCGGTTCGGGCCGCTCGCCGTCGCCTCCGCCGCGCTCCCCTGGTGGCGCGACGACGGCTACTACGACGGCACCTGGCAGGCCGAGCCCGACGTTGCGGGCGGCGGGGCGGTCATGAACCAGGCCATCCACAGCGTCGACGCCGTCCAGTGGATCGTCGGCGCCGGCATGGACCTGGCTCCCGACGCGAATCCTGTCGCCGAGGTGTCGGCGTTCACCGGCGTCCGCGGTCACGACGCAGGTCTCGACGTGGAGGACACGGCCGTCGCGACCCTGCGCTACCGCGACGGGACGCTCGGGCAACTGCTGGCGACGACGGCCACCTACCCCGGCGGGGAGATCCGCTACGAACTCGGCGGCCGCGACGGCTCCGCCGAGGTCCGCGGCGAGGAACTCGCGGCCTGGCAGTTCCGCGAGGAGCGCGAGGCGGACGCGGCGGTCCGCGAGCGCTTCTCGGGCCCCGACGCCGGCGCCGACGAACCCAGCCCCCTGGAACTCCCCAACGTCCGCGAGTTCCTCGACGCCCGCGCGAGCGGCGACCCGTTCATGCTCGACGGCTCCGAGGCGCGGAAGGCCGTCGCCATCGTCGAGGGGGTCTACGAGTCCGCCGAGCGGGGCGAACCCGTCGCGGTGGAGTGACCGGGTGCGACCGTCGCGGTGGAGCGCTCAGCCGAGGTAGTCGGCCAGCCGCTCGGCCGCCTCGTCGACCCGCGGCGTTACGAGGGCGAACCGGATCCACTCGGCGCGGGACTCGCCGAACGCCTCGCCGGGCATCCCGGCGACGCCCGCCTCGTCGATCAGTCGCTCGACGTTTTCCATCGTCCCCGGGAACCCGTCGAAGCGGGCCATCACGTAGAAGGAGCCGCCCGGCGTCGTGTACTCTGCGCCGGCCCGGTCGAGCGCCTCGGTGAACCGGTCGATGCGCTCGCGGAGCCGCTCGCGGTTGCGCTCGTAGTACTCGGGCGGCGTCTCCCGCAGCGCCCGCAGCACCGCCGCCTGGGCCGGCCGGCTGCCGGTCACGTTCTGGATCATGTGCCGCGTCCGCGCCCGGTCCACCATGTCGCCGAGCGGGCCGTCCTCCGGCGGGAAGACGGCGTAGCCGACCCGCAGGCCTGTGATCGCCAGCGTCTTCGAGAAGGAGTTGGTGGCGACCACGTGGTCGGACCCGGTCGCGAGCGCGCTCTCGAACGCGCCGGTGAAGTCGTAGTG
Above is a genomic segment from Halosimplex halophilum containing:
- a CDS encoding PAS domain-containing protein, with translation MTASDPDDPTDGDGADTGEDGGEDDGPVVRVVHYDPDETVLSRLDAETGEADGVDYEGASDPEPARERIEAGDADVFVVEPDAPADVADLVEAADAADAAVALYTHVDPGDVDPAVFDAVDTLVEKWTAEEGLDFVVEKLLRAARTPDAASRFARAFERTDPDARSSTSFLVYEDGTVIWEATPLDEYFEHREVTAAVPETPNFYRQLTAALSQDPDAIRTIRGPDVPDEPTEFAVPTASGEARFRYTEHEFPETVGPLRLVVVEDVTWSTRSNARLELLNLLDRHVQDGISVVDANGRVEYHNESFADLLGYDDMVGEHTAAYMAEGELQSGQRTLQQLRRDDRDSAVIDMTFETADGEERTLAVHFSVRDGEDGYEGLVNVARDVTDRRDRERRLEQYRRLVESAGDPMYVLDADGRVEICNDALVELFDADRAALEGTPLSELLPGTATERIRDALDRATASGASGTCEFDLETAAGEVRQFEATVAGLDAADDADGSVGILHEVTARERRESELDLLKQVLTRVLRHDVRTGLTVVRGQAEVLAERTEGEQRRMAETIVERSEQLVETTEKARAIERVIDSDEGRVTLDLRSVVNRCVANVAAANGDAEYDVRITEQVPVRAHRALPYAVENLVENAVEHSSTSRRLGADAVEHGSTNPRSHAREDTDGASSVDPSGADAPEDAAEHGSESPDSQARPDAVTQDAAPSVTITATDDGEGTVELRIADDGPGISQAELDVLADREETPLKHGTGVGLWLVSWVVERSGGELDFDTGPDGTTATVRLDAGDPADLG
- a CDS encoding Gfo/Idh/MocA family protein, with protein sequence MTTHRIAVAGVGNAAGTHMRAYEQLDDAAVVACAGREESRVRSFADEHGCDPFLDVPGMLDAVEPDVLDICTPSGAHLDPALAAADRGVDVFCEKPLEITTERIDRMIDAADEAGIRLGGVFQRRYKPVVRTVREAVAEGRFGPLAVASAALPWWRDDGYYDGTWQAEPDVAGGGAVMNQAIHSVDAVQWIVGAGMDLAPDANPVAEVSAFTGVRGHDAGLDVEDTAVATLRYRDGTLGQLLATTATYPGGEIRYELGGRDGSAEVRGEELAAWQFREEREADAAVRERFSGPDAGADEPSPLELPNVREFLDARASGDPFMLDGSEARKAVAIVEGVYESAERGEPVAVE